In Notamacropus eugenii isolate mMacEug1 chromosome 1, mMacEug1.pri_v2, whole genome shotgun sequence, one genomic interval encodes:
- the ITPRIPL1 gene encoding inositol 1,4,5-trisphosphate receptor-interacting protein-like 1 gives MAMISFLFVTVMYVVQHLIFVSDRMDLDTLARSRQQEKVMMEEMRQLELEFEERTQEEKMRQTVWKTLEIEEEKQEETNEEKIIKENNVAMEDLEKTRAFQSEGPKGPLGWMLGNLWNAGLFGLFLLFELFRQNMQHEPAFDSSSDEEEEDTVGETVTTCSWLSDFPKQEDLDFFFEQNLQNTTRDLPSTCEFVESFVDDLIEACQVLGRREIHPQLEDCLGVGPAFEKWGVGQDAHRFEVLVPLSAPQSNSFHLEMRAPESGLLRCGRVLVESECVCKREKLLGDVLCLVHHWDHSSGTGKPANSLKSNFCTGSNLDVYKSLYWFRNIVGSAWALVAHKYDFKLSLPPSVTSCKLRLDYRSGRFLLINLILGVQRDDSLVYFVSQSPEHEKLTSLDWPESFAACEHLFLKLVMRFAPEKTCHLKCLQIISYLQSLKAPPHGLHQPILTSYHFKTALMHLLLRLPLTDWKPELFPQRLQDILWYLGRGLQERCLYHFLIGNTFLPLTIPVPKNFRSAKPVNLFRHLELDSAAHSKAVTEFHDLVTQVKSLPGLPISGRVM, from the coding sequence CCTGGACACACTGGCCCGAAGCCGACAACAGGAGAAGGTAATGATGGAAGAGATGCGGCAGCTAGAGCTGGAGTTTGAAGAGAGAACCCAAGAGGAGAAGATGCGGCAAACAGTTTGGAAaacattggaaattgaggaagaaaaacaggaagaaactaatgaagaaaaaatcatcaaggaaaacaatgTAGCAATGGAAGATTTAGAGAAGACCCGGGCATTCCAGTCTGAAGGCCCAAAGGGACCACTAGGCTGGATGCTGGGGAACCTGTGGAATGCAGGGCTCTttggtctctttcttctctttgagcTTTTCCGGCAGAATATGCAACATGAACCAGCTTTTGACTCCAGcagtgatgaggaagaggaggatacCGTTGGGGAGACTGTTACCACATGCAGTTGGTTATCTGACTTTCCTAAGCAGGAGGACTTGGATTTCTTTTTTGAGCAGAACCTCCAAAATACCACCCGTGACTTACCTAGTACTTGTGAATTTGTGGAGAGCTTTGTGGATGACCTGATAGAGGCCTGTCAGGTGCTGGGCCGGAGGGAGATACACCCCCAGTTGGAGGATTGCCTAGGTGTAGGCCCTGCCTTTGAGAAATGGGGCGTTGGTCAAGATGCTCACAGGTTTGAAGTACTGGTGCCTTTATCAGCCCCACAAAGCAACTCATTCCACCTAGAGATGAGAGCCCCGGAATCTGGTCTGCTCCGTTGTGGTCGAGTGTTGGTGGAGTCAGAATGCGTATGCAAACGAGAAAAGCTTTTGGGTGATGTGCTATGTCTTGTCCACCACTGGGACCATTCTTCAGGTACGGGCAAGCCTGCCAACTCCCTGAAGTCCAACTTTTGTACTGGCTCAAACCTGGATGTATACAAGAGCCTGTACTGGTTCCGAAACATAGTGGGGAGTGCCTGGGCTCTAGTGGCACATAAGTATGACTTTAAGCTTAGCCTCCCACCTTCAGTCACATCATGTAAACTGAGGCTGGACTATCGTTCAGGTCGATTTCTCTTAATCAACTTGATCCTGGGAGTGCAAAGGGATGACTCTCTGGTTTATTTTGTGAGTCAGTCACCTGAACATGAGAAGCTGACTAGTTTGGACTGGCCTGAGTCTTTTGCAGCCTGTGAGCACCTATTCCTAAAGCTGGTTATGCGATTTGCCCCAGAAAAGACTTGCCATCTCAAGTGCCTCCAGATCATTTCATACCTCCAAAGTCTCAAGGCCCCGCCCCATGGGTTACATCAACCCATTCTCACTTCTTACCACTTCAAGACAGCTCTCATGCACCTCTTGTTACGGTTGCCTCTCACTGACTGGAAGCCTGAATTATTTCCCCAAAGGCTCCAGGACATCCTCTGGTACCTTGGCCGTGGGCTACAGGAGAGATGTCTTTATCACTTCTTGATTGGAAACACCTTTCTACCCCTTACCATCCCAGTCCCCAAGAACTTTCGGAGTGCTAAGCCTGTCAATCTCTTTCGGCACCTCGAACTGGACTCTGCGGCACATTCAAAGGCAGTGACAGAGTTTCATGACCTTGTGACCCAGGTGAAATCTTTGCCCGGCTTACCAATATCTGGTAGGGTCATGTAA